The Stratiformator vulcanicus genome has a segment encoding these proteins:
- a CDS encoding VanZ family protein: MQDSSSHVGHRAFRSLCLTGLFVWWALCAVATHMPLPDGPGGPDIPNLDKVVHLVMYSGLALLFIGAIGGLRPPTTRNYIMTALVLAAYGIVDELTQIPVGRTADPIDWLADLCGIAAGLLIARYGFAALAPAEA, translated from the coding sequence ATGCAAGACTCGTCAAGTCACGTTGGCCATCGCGCCTTCCGCAGCCTCTGTCTGACGGGACTGTTCGTCTGGTGGGCGCTCTGCGCCGTCGCGACCCATATGCCGTTGCCAGACGGCCCCGGCGGTCCCGATATTCCCAATCTGGACAAGGTCGTCCATCTTGTCATGTATAGCGGACTGGCGTTGCTGTTTATTGGAGCGATCGGCGGCTTGCGGCCTCCGACGACTCGAAATTACATCATGACCGCACTCGTGTTGGCGGCTTACGGGATTGTCGACGAACTAACGCAAATTCCTGTCGGTCGAACCGCCGACCCGATCGACTGGCTGGCCGACCTTTGCGGAATCGCCGCCGGGTTATTGATCGCCCGATACGGATTCGCAGCGCTAGCGCCGGCCGAAGCGTAA
- a CDS encoding NADP-dependent isocitrate dehydrogenase encodes MDASLHILKEAGARLDIEEIQIGEQVYSSGHTSGIEPSAWDSLRRTKVFYKAPITTPQGGGFKSLNVTIRKTLGLYANIRPCASYHPFVETKHPVMDVVIVRENEEDTYAGIEHQQTREVTQCLKLISRPGCEKICRFGFEYAKANGRSKVSCFTKDNIMKLTDGLFHKVFDEVAADYPDIENEHWIVDIGAAKLADTPEKFDVIIMPNLYGDILSDVAAQITGSVGLAGSANIGDGFAMFEAIHGSAPRRAGQNLANPTGLLHGGIQMLVYLGQQDIAERIHNAWLKTIEDGIHTYDIYTDSHSKEKVGTKEFAEAVVARLGQEPETLTVKRYPREAAGLGEIKPSPRTNEKKELVGVDVFIDDPTCTPEELGKKLEEVSSDGIKIKMITNRGVKVWPGGFPETFCTDHWRCRFISDAAEKDSPVTHKQIIGLLNRCEEAGLDFIKTEHLCMFDGERGYSLGQGE; translated from the coding sequence ATGGATGCGAGCCTTCATATCCTGAAGGAGGCCGGGGCGCGGCTCGATATTGAAGAAATTCAGATCGGCGAACAGGTCTACTCAAGCGGCCATACCTCCGGCATCGAGCCCTCTGCCTGGGATTCGCTGCGTCGCACCAAGGTGTTCTACAAGGCCCCGATCACGACCCCGCAGGGGGGCGGCTTCAAAAGCCTCAACGTCACGATCCGTAAGACGCTCGGCCTTTACGCCAATATCCGACCCTGTGCGTCATACCACCCCTTCGTTGAGACGAAGCATCCGGTGATGGACGTGGTGATCGTTCGGGAGAACGAAGAGGACACCTACGCCGGCATCGAGCACCAGCAGACCCGCGAGGTCACGCAGTGCCTCAAACTGATCTCGCGCCCCGGCTGCGAAAAGATTTGCCGATTCGGATTCGAATACGCCAAGGCCAATGGCCGCAGCAAGGTGTCGTGCTTCACCAAAGACAACATCATGAAACTGACCGATGGTCTGTTTCATAAGGTCTTTGACGAAGTCGCTGCCGATTATCCGGACATCGAAAACGAACACTGGATCGTCGATATCGGGGCCGCCAAGCTCGCCGATACGCCCGAGAAGTTCGATGTCATCATTATGCCGAACCTGTACGGCGACATCCTTTCCGACGTCGCCGCTCAAATCACCGGTTCGGTCGGCCTGGCGGGTTCGGCGAATATCGGCGACGGGTTCGCGATGTTCGAAGCGATTCACGGTTCAGCGCCGCGTCGCGCGGGACAGAATCTGGCCAACCCGACCGGCCTGCTGCATGGCGGCATTCAGATGCTCGTCTATCTCGGCCAGCAGGATATCGCCGAACGCATCCACAACGCGTGGCTCAAGACGATCGAAGATGGCATCCACACGTACGACATTTACACCGACAGCCACAGCAAAGAAAAAGTCGGCACAAAAGAGTTTGCCGAAGCGGTCGTCGCGCGGCTCGGACAAGAACCCGAAACGCTGACGGTGAAGCGTTACCCGAGGGAAGCAGCCGGACTGGGCGAGATCAAGCCAAGCCCCCGCACCAACGAGAAGAAGGAACTGGTCGGCGTCGACGTCTTCATCGACGACCCCACCTGCACGCCGGAGGAACTGGGCAAGAAGCTCGAAGAGGTTTCCTCAGACGGCATTAAGATCAAAATGATCACGAATCGCGGGGTCAAAGTTTGGCCCGGTGGTTTCCCCGAAACCTTCTGCACCGATCACTGGCGTTGCCGCTTCATCTCGGATGCCGCGGAGAAAGACAGTCCGGTGACGCACAAGCAGATCATTGGTCTTTTGAACCGATGCGAAGAGGCCGGTCTCGACTTCATCAAGACTGAGCACCTCTGCATGTTCGACGGGGAACGCGGCTACTCACTGGGCCAAGGCGAGTAG